A region of Neochlamydia sp. S13 DNA encodes the following proteins:
- a CDS encoding HPr family phosphocarrier protein — protein sequence MKLSSQVQVKNKMGLHTRPATVIVKLLQNSKSDVTFKHKKEEINAKSILSILMLAARRNSKITIEVVGEDAKETLERLVQAFENQFEE from the coding sequence GTGAAGCTGTCGAGTCAAGTGCAAGTTAAAAATAAAATGGGCCTTCATACCCGCCCTGCAACAGTTATTGTGAAACTGTTGCAAAACAGTAAAAGTGATGTAACCTTTAAACATAAAAAAGAGGAAATCAACGCTAAAAGCATTCTTAGTATTCTTATGTTGGCTGCAAGGAGAAATTCTAAAATCACTATTGAAGTGGTGGGTGAAGATGCTAAAGAAACTTTAGAAAGGCTTGTCCAAGCATTTGAAAATCAATTTGAGGAGTAA